One part of the Pyrinomonadaceae bacterium genome encodes these proteins:
- a CDS encoding ATP-binding protein, with product MSLLEALQLIGYSLGAVLPLWLGYVLLRQRVGLVTVERLLLVLAGCMVGWHGGNLIVTLRSLLGLPHADWIIPLRVANTIAVISITLCYSVLLHVHLHLWAGAHGRSLNRIERIRAVLSYLPCIFLVLAIPRIWSGEYQPMIAKTSSFVLPFALWVVYSLSVCAITELLVARRADSASERRILRTLAFSFFGIAVLILSALGLGMGRGTTAGLYLQTFANLGSLLPSALLAYYIYRYRFLELIIKESLVVASFAAVVLAVYVYGIRRIGEWTNARYGVRAGVIEAILILGLTFLAAPMRGALERWFRSLFERETALYRDVMTGVGAQVGQFRELPELISFIETQIASALPLRKVKIVLSSRESTAVSPSPHAERGAGGEEVRPADPTPNFSPQAERGDEDKAFFSSYPLLREDQTIGALRVEASPGALTSDVRAVLEVLAGQIAVALDDWRLVEENVRLERKLAEGERLAALGQMAATVAHEVKNPLSAIKSIAQVMSEDEALKTQHARDLSLIVGETDRLNNTVTQLLSFARTQTPASAPSSAAEIVGTVVSLFRAEAEEKGVTLRSVARCDGKLDGVQTSAVRDALSNLLLNGLQATPRGGMVKVECDIDAQSLLFTVSDTGPGIPEAMREKVWQPFFTTRQRGTGLGLAIVRKRMQEAGGSALLAPSSNGEGARFELRVSLSEA from the coding sequence GGTTGGCTGGCACGGCGGAAATCTGATCGTTACTCTGCGCAGTCTGCTTGGACTGCCACATGCCGATTGGATCATCCCGCTGCGCGTCGCGAACACGATCGCGGTAATCAGCATCACGCTGTGCTATTCGGTCCTGCTTCACGTTCATCTGCATCTATGGGCCGGGGCGCACGGCAGATCGCTCAATCGCATCGAACGCATCCGCGCGGTCTTGTCTTATCTTCCATGTATCTTTCTCGTTCTCGCCATTCCGCGTATCTGGTCGGGCGAATATCAGCCGATGATCGCGAAAACGTCTTCATTCGTTTTGCCGTTCGCGCTGTGGGTCGTTTATTCGCTAAGCGTCTGTGCGATCACTGAGTTACTGGTGGCGCGCCGTGCGGATTCCGCCAGCGAGCGCCGCATCCTGCGCACGCTCGCATTTTCGTTCTTCGGCATCGCGGTGCTGATTCTGTCGGCGCTTGGACTCGGGATGGGACGCGGAACGACCGCCGGGCTGTACCTTCAGACGTTTGCGAATCTTGGCTCGCTGCTGCCTTCGGCGCTCCTCGCTTACTACATTTATCGTTATCGGTTCCTTGAACTGATCATCAAAGAGAGCCTCGTGGTTGCGAGCTTCGCGGCGGTAGTCCTGGCCGTCTATGTTTACGGCATCCGCCGAATTGGTGAGTGGACCAACGCGCGTTACGGCGTACGCGCCGGCGTCATCGAAGCCATCCTGATCCTCGGACTGACCTTTTTAGCGGCGCCGATGCGTGGCGCTCTCGAAAGATGGTTTCGCTCGCTGTTTGAGCGCGAGACGGCGTTGTATCGCGATGTCATGACAGGCGTGGGCGCGCAAGTCGGACAGTTCCGAGAGTTGCCTGAACTGATCAGTTTTATTGAGACCCAAATCGCGAGCGCCCTGCCGTTGCGGAAGGTGAAGATCGTATTAAGTTCAAGGGAATCCACAGCCGTTTCCCCCTCTCCGCATGCGGAGAGGGGGGCAGGGGGAGAGGAGGTGCGGCCTGCCGACCCCACCCCCAACTTCTCCCCGCAAGCGGAGAGGGGCGATGAGGACAAAGCCTTCTTTAGTTCCTACCCGTTGCTGCGCGAGGATCAAACCATCGGCGCGTTGCGGGTTGAAGCGTCACCCGGCGCGTTAACTTCCGACGTGCGCGCGGTACTTGAGGTGCTCGCCGGTCAAATCGCGGTCGCCCTGGACGATTGGCGGCTGGTGGAAGAGAACGTGCGGCTGGAACGGAAGCTGGCCGAGGGTGAACGTCTCGCTGCGCTGGGCCAAATGGCGGCGACGGTCGCGCACGAGGTGAAGAATCCGCTATCGGCGATCAAGTCAATCGCCCAGGTCATGAGCGAGGACGAAGCGCTCAAGACTCAACACGCGCGCGACCTGAGTCTAATCGTCGGCGAAACCGATCGCCTGAACAACACAGTCACGCAACTACTCAGCTTTGCGCGAACTCAGACACCGGCCTCTGCGCCGAGCAGCGCCGCGGAGATCGTCGGCACCGTGGTCAGCCTGTTTCGCGCTGAAGCTGAGGAGAAGGGCGTGACCCTTCGATCCGTAGCGCGTTGTGACGGGAAGCTTGACGGTGTGCAAACCTCGGCGGTGCGTGACGCGCTTTCCAATTTGCTTCTCAATGGTTTGCAGGCCACGCCGCGCGGAGGCATGGTGAAAGTCGAGTGCGATATCGACGCTCAGTCGCTTTTGTTTACTGTGAGCGATACCGGCCCCGGCATTCCGGAAGCGATGCGTGAAAAGGTTTGGCAACCGTTTTTCACGACGCGGCAGAGAGGTACGGGGCTCGGTCTGGCCATCGTTCGCAAGCGGATGCAGGAGGCGGGTGGTTCGGCCTTGCTGGCTCCTTCGAGCAACGGCGAAGGCGCGCGTTTTGAGCTGCGCGTGTCACTGTCAGAAGCCTGA